Proteins from a genomic interval of Nostoc sp. TCL240-02:
- the dusB gene encoding tRNA dihydrouridine synthase DusB gives MISLSPILQARLSQPLKIGSFEVKSRVLQSPLSGVTDMVFRRLVRRYAPDSMMYTEMVNATGLHYVKQLPKIMEVDPNERPISIQLFDCRPDFLAEAAIKAVAEGADTIDINMGCPVNKITKNGGGSSLLRQPEVAEAIVREVVKAVDVPVTVKTRIGWNDNEITILDFAKRMEDAGAQMITVHGRTRAQGYNGNARWEWITRVKEVLSIPVIGNGDIFSVEAAVKCLEQTGADGVMCSRGTLGYPFLVGEIDHFLKTGEILPTPTPIQRLECARDHLQALWEYKGDRGVRQARKHMTWYAKGFVGAAELRGQLSLVEKVDQGLAMIDQAIEKLANGYELEEEAEGSLVML, from the coding sequence ATGATTTCGCTCTCCCCCATTCTCCAGGCTAGACTTTCCCAACCCCTCAAAATTGGATCGTTTGAGGTAAAAAGTCGGGTTCTCCAGTCGCCTCTATCTGGGGTAACAGATATGGTGTTTCGCCGTCTCGTGCGTCGCTATGCGCCAGATTCGATGATGTATACCGAAATGGTGAATGCTACGGGATTGCATTATGTTAAGCAGTTACCCAAAATTATGGAGGTAGATCCCAACGAACGCCCAATAAGCATTCAACTATTTGATTGCCGTCCCGATTTTTTGGCAGAAGCAGCAATCAAGGCAGTTGCCGAAGGTGCTGATACTATTGATATTAATATGGGTTGTCCGGTAAATAAAATCACTAAAAATGGTGGCGGTTCTTCGTTGTTGCGGCAACCAGAAGTAGCAGAAGCAATTGTGCGGGAAGTGGTAAAAGCTGTTGATGTACCTGTGACAGTAAAAACCCGTATTGGCTGGAATGACAACGAAATTACTATTCTCGACTTTGCCAAGCGGATGGAAGATGCAGGGGCACAAATGATCACAGTCCACGGACGCACCCGCGCTCAAGGATACAATGGCAATGCCCGTTGGGAATGGATTACTCGTGTAAAGGAAGTGCTTTCTATCCCAGTAATTGGGAATGGAGATATTTTTTCCGTTGAAGCGGCGGTGAAATGTTTAGAACAAACTGGTGCTGATGGTGTGATGTGTTCCCGTGGGACTTTGGGTTATCCGTTTTTGGTTGGAGAAATCGATCACTTCCTGAAAACTGGGGAAATATTACCGACACCTACCCCGATTCAGCGTTTGGAATGTGCAAGAGATCATTTACAAGCCTTGTGGGAATATAAAGGCGATCGCGGCGTGCGTCAAGCCCGTAAGCACATGACTTGGTATGCTAAGGGTTTCGTTGGTGCTGCCGAACTTCGAGGACAGCTAAGTTTGGTTGAAAAGGTAGATCAAGGTTTGGCAATGATTGACCAAGCAATTGAAAAATTGGCTAATGGTTATGAACTAGAAGAAGAAGCAGAAGGTAGTTTGGTGATGCTTTAA
- a CDS encoding Rpn family recombination-promoting nuclease/putative transposase codes for MKTDSIFYRLFQELPGVFFELIGNPLQTAEDYKFSSIEIKQTAFRIDGVFLPTQGEENPIYFVEVQFQTDTEIYSRLIYEICLYLRQNKPKNSWRGVVIYLNRSLDTADINNYSEFFTSNRISRIYLNELGETASLPIGIATMKLVVDEKDTAITSARRLINRTQQEINIEPQRRQLLELIETILVYKFPTMSREEIEGMFWLSDLKQTRVYQEGKEEGALKEKFRMIPLLLRLGLSYEETAKELGLSLEEVQQEMQKQPPSQDS; via the coding sequence GTGAAAACTGACAGCATTTTTTACCGCCTTTTTCAAGAACTTCCTGGGGTCTTTTTTGAATTAATTGGTAATCCACTTCAAACCGCAGAGGATTATAAATTCTCCTCAATTGAAATCAAGCAAACTGCATTCCGTATAGATGGTGTTTTTCTCCCAACACAAGGGGAAGAAAATCCGATTTACTTTGTTGAAGTCCAGTTTCAAACCGACACAGAAATTTATTCGCGCCTAATTTACGAGATTTGTTTATACTTACGTCAAAATAAACCTAAAAATTCATGGCGAGGAGTAGTTATCTATCTGAATCGCAGTCTAGATACAGCAGATATCAATAATTACAGCGAATTTTTCACTAGCAATCGCATCAGTCGCATCTATCTAAATGAATTAGGTGAAACTGCATCGCTACCAATTGGAATTGCTACCATGAAATTAGTTGTCGATGAAAAAGATACAGCAATTACATCTGCTAGGCGGTTAATAAACAGAACTCAGCAAGAAATTAACATTGAACCACAACGGCGGCAGTTACTAGAATTAATAGAGACAATTTTGGTTTATAAGTTTCCGACAATGAGCCGAGAGGAGATTGAAGGTATGTTTTGGCTAAGTGATTTGAAACAAACACGAGTTTATCAAGAAGGCAAGGAAGAAGGAGCGCTGAAAGAAAAGTTTAGAATGATACCTTTGTTGTTGAGATTAGGATTGAGTTATGAAGAAACAGCAAAAGAGTTAGGTTTGAGTTTAGAGGAAGTTCAGCAAGAAATGCAAAAACAGCCTCCAAGTCAGGATAGCTAA
- a CDS encoding fatty acid desaturase, whose amino-acid sequence MTANFGAFAKGVGEAIAPERGKLPQLSWTNVVFFATFHALALLAPWFFSWPALGLLVFLHWLFGSIGICLGYHRLLSHKSFQVPKWLEYAIALIGALALQGGPIFWVGGHRQHHAHTEDINLDPYSAQRGFWWSHILWIFYPRPEFFDYDTYKKYAPDLARQPFYCWLDRYFLLLQIPFALLLYGLGGWPFVFYGVFLRCVLLWHSTWFVNSASHLWGYRTFDANDGARNLWWVSLVTYGEGWHNNHHTYPHMAKSGLSWWEIDVTWWSILVLQTLGLAKKVVSRPPQGATHG is encoded by the coding sequence ATGACCGCAAATTTTGGGGCGTTCGCCAAAGGCGTTGGCGAAGCCATCGCCCCTGAGAGAGGCAAGTTACCTCAACTCAGTTGGACAAATGTAGTATTTTTTGCTACATTTCATGCCTTAGCACTTCTGGCTCCTTGGTTCTTCTCCTGGCCAGCATTGGGTTTGCTAGTGTTTCTCCACTGGTTATTCGGGAGCATTGGTATTTGCCTGGGATATCATAGACTACTGAGCCATAAGAGTTTCCAAGTTCCCAAGTGGTTAGAGTATGCGATCGCCCTAATCGGAGCGTTGGCTTTGCAAGGTGGGCCAATTTTTTGGGTAGGTGGACACCGCCAGCATCACGCCCACACGGAAGATATTAATTTAGACCCATACTCTGCTCAAAGAGGGTTTTGGTGGAGTCATATATTATGGATTTTCTACCCACGCCCAGAATTTTTTGACTATGACACCTATAAAAAATATGCCCCTGATTTAGCAAGACAACCCTTTTATTGTTGGCTAGATCGCTACTTCTTGCTGTTGCAAATACCCTTCGCACTGCTCCTATATGGGTTAGGAGGATGGCCTTTTGTCTTCTACGGAGTGTTTCTCAGATGTGTCTTGCTTTGGCACTCAACCTGGTTTGTAAACTCAGCATCACACCTGTGGGGTTATCGCACCTTTGATGCTAACGATGGCGCTCGTAATCTTTGGTGGGTATCCCTCGTCACTTATGGAGAAGGATGGCATAACAACCATCATACTTATCCCCACATGGCGAAATCTGGGTTGTCTTGGTGGGAGATTGATGTTACTTGGTGGAGCATCCTAGTTTTGCAGACTTTGGGTTTAGCCAAAAAAGTTGTCTCGCGTCCCCCTCAAGGTGCAACTCACGGCTAA
- a CDS encoding TetR/AcrR family transcriptional regulator, with amino-acid sequence MSSHLVSTRQRLIQAALELFSAQGVSATTTRQIAEKAEVNEVTLFRNFGNKHGLLLAVLEESAAFKDLGESLVRRAMPPGNVYQALKDYASDSLHALERVPEFVRSVVGEADQFPAENRRALGRGVTEANRYVAQYLATVIQQGHLNTYLPAEKLASLLNGMILGYAVIEFTSEFHELWEDRDDFLENLVELFLHGAMSSSAESAINCLQGGFTTTEIADLPASLVHEILQQARKSGTRDYALAYVLFGAGLSATEIIRLERSHQIYDSQGHFLQITIPGFVRQVSVNQWILGKRYGSFTNNPLIKWLKSRKDTQTAMFLNETGKPMTESELETRWQVWSERLLTPQGQTPAIAQAQQTWRVEMLMRGITLENLIILTGCDRAQLQPYVRRAKEKAALEQATRLDQKPG; translated from the coding sequence ATGTCGTCTCACCTCGTTTCCACTCGTCAACGCTTGATTCAAGCTGCACTTGAGTTGTTTTCTGCTCAGGGAGTTAGCGCTACCACAACCCGCCAAATTGCAGAAAAAGCCGAAGTCAACGAAGTGACTCTATTTCGGAATTTTGGCAATAAGCATGGACTGCTTTTAGCGGTGCTGGAAGAGTCCGCAGCCTTTAAGGATTTAGGTGAATCGCTGGTGCGGCGGGCAATGCCTCCCGGCAATGTATACCAAGCTCTGAAAGATTATGCAAGTGATAGCTTGCACGCATTAGAACGAGTGCCAGAGTTTGTCCGGTCTGTGGTGGGTGAAGCCGACCAATTCCCGGCAGAAAATCGCCGCGCACTAGGCAGGGGAGTCACAGAGGCAAACCGTTATGTAGCTCAGTATTTAGCTACTGTAATCCAGCAAGGGCACCTAAATACTTATTTACCAGCAGAAAAATTAGCTAGTTTGCTAAATGGGATGATCTTGGGATATGCCGTAATTGAGTTCACTAGCGAATTTCACGAACTTTGGGAGGATCGGGATGATTTTCTCGAAAATTTGGTGGAGTTGTTTTTACATGGAGCGATGTCATCCTCAGCAGAATCAGCAATAAACTGCTTACAAGGAGGATTCACCACTACAGAAATAGCTGATTTACCAGCTAGTTTAGTTCACGAAATTTTACAACAAGCCAGGAAATCGGGAACCCGAGATTATGCCTTGGCTTATGTGTTATTCGGGGCTGGGTTATCCGCTACAGAAATAATTCGCTTGGAGCGATCGCACCAAATCTACGACAGTCAAGGGCACTTCCTGCAAATTACAATCCCCGGATTTGTCCGTCAAGTGTCGGTAAATCAGTGGATTTTGGGCAAACGCTACGGTTCTTTTACCAATAATCCCTTAATTAAATGGTTGAAAAGTCGTAAAGATACTCAAACAGCCATGTTTTTAAATGAGACAGGTAAACCCATGACAGAATCAGAGCTTGAGACACGTTGGCAAGTATGGAGTGAGAGACTATTAACTCCCCAAGGACAAACGCCAGCGATCGCTCAGGCACAACAAACTTGGCGCGTAGAAATGTTAATGCGGGGAATTACCTTGGAAAACCTGATTATCTTAACAGGTTGCGATCGCGCCCAATTACAACCCTATGTCCGCCGAGCTAAAGAAAAAGCTGCCCTAGAGCAAGCCACCCGTTTGGACCAGAAGCCAGGATAG